ACGCTCGTCGGTGGTGATCTCTACGACCTGTGCGAGACCCCGTTCGGAGTGCGGGTCGTCCTCGGAGACGTACGGGGAAAAGGGCTGGGCGCGATCCAGACGGTCGCCGCCGTCCTGGGAGGCTTCCGGGTCTCCGCCCACGAGTGGACGGACCTGGGCCTTCTGGCGGAACACCTCGAGCTCTGCATCGCCCGCAACACCGGATGCCCGGCGGGCGACGAGGAACTGTTCGTCACGGCGCTCATTCTCGAATTCCCGCCCGACGGAGACTTCGTGAGGATCGTCGCCCGCGGGCATCCGTCACCGCTTCTGCTCACCCCGCACGGGCTGCAACGGCTGTGCACCGTCCCCGCTCCGCCACTCGGGCTGGGCGAGCTGGACCGTGGCAGAGCCGAGGTCACCACTCACCCGCTGCGGACGGGGGAAGTGATCCTTCTGTATACGGACGGGGTGAGCGAGGCGCGGAACGCGGGAGGCGAGTTCTATCCGGTCATGGACCGGCTGGCCGACCAGTTCTGTGACGGGAACAGGGCGCCGGAGCCCGAGGCGCTCGTGGCCTTCCTCAGGGCCGACACGGACAAGTGGTGCTCCGGGACCAAGGACGACCGGGCCGTCATCGCTCTCACCCTGACGTAGAGGTGCACGGGCGCTCAGTCCGCGGACGGAACCGGTGGGCGGCCCGGCGGTGGGGCGGCCCGCAGCGCCTGTTCGGCCCAGATGACCTTCCCCCGGTCCGTGTAGCGAGTCCCCCACCGGTCGGCGTACTGAGCGACGAGAAACAGCCCGCGGCCGCCCTCGTCCATGGTGGCCGCCTGCCGCAGATGGGGCGAGGTGCTGCTGTGGTCGGATACCTCGCAGATCAGGGAACGGTCACGGAGCAGCCGTACAGCGATGGGGCCCGTGGCGTAGCGAATGGCGTTGGTGACCAGCTCGCTGAGGATCAGTTCCGTGGTGAACGCCTCCTCGGACAGATCCCACTCGGCCAGCCTGCGGGACACCTCGTCGCGTACCCGGGCCACCGCCGAAGGGTCGGAGGGTACGTCCAGCTGGACCACGTCCGTGGCGTTCAGCCTGCGCGTACGGGCGACCAGCAGCGCGATGTCGTCGCGGACCGGTTCGGGCACGAGGGTGCTCAGAACCGCCTCGCAGGTCTCGTCCGGCGTTCGGTCGGCGTTCTCGGCAAGGGTTCTACGCAGGAGCGCCAGGCCCTCGTCGACGTCCCGGTGCCGGTCCTCGACGAGTCCGTCCGTGAAGAGCACCAGACGGCTGTTCTCGGGCAGCGGCGCTTCGAGGGTCTCGAAGGGCAGGCCGCCGAGCCCCAGCGGTGGGCCGCCGGGCACATCGGCGATTTCCGGGATGCCGTCCGGGCGGACGATCAGCGGCTTGACGTGACCCGCGCGCGCCATGGTGCAGCGCCCGGACACCGGGTCGTAGATGGCGTAGAGGCAGGTGGCTCCGGTGACCCCCGCGTCGGCGCTGTCGACCGCCTCGTCCTGGTCGATCTGGGCGACCAGTTCGTCGAGGTGCCACAGGAGTTCGTCGGGCGGCAGGTCCAGGGCGGAGAAATTGTGGACCGCGGTGCGCAGGCGCCCCATGGTCGCCGCGGCGTGCAGTCCGTGGCCGACGACATCGCCCACCACGAGCGCGACGCGGGCGCCGGGCAGCGGGATGATGTCGAACCAGTCCCCGCCGACGCCGCCGAGCCCGCGCATTCCGGCCCGTGCGGGCAGGTACCGGTAGGCGACGTCGATGGCGTTCTGGTCCGGGACGCCGCGTGGCAACAGGCTGCGCTGAAGGGCCACCGCCATGTTGTGTTCGCGTGTGTAGCGGCGGGCGTTGTCGATGTTCACCGCGACCCGGGTGACGAGTTCCTCCGCGATGGACAGGTCCTCGTCCTCGAACGGCTCGGACTTCGCCGAACGCCAGAACAGGACCACGCCCAAAATGGCGCCGCGGGCGCGCAGCGGAATCGCGATCATCGAGTGGAATCCGCACGCGACGAGCTGCCGGGCCCGTACGGGATCCTGCTGCTGCCACCCGGAGAAGGCCGCCAGGTCCACGTCGAGGGATGCCTCGCCCCTGCGCAGACCGACGCCCATGGGCGTGGACGGCAGGAAGTGGATCAACGAGTCGACGGGGTACAGCGCCGTGTCGTCCCGGATGCCGCAGGAGGCGGTGCGGCGCAGTCCACCGTCCAGGCCCGCGGCCGTGGGCTCCTCGCCGCGCAGTACGGCCTCCGCGACATCGACGGTGGCGAAGTCGGCAAATCGGGCTCTCGCGAATTCCGCCAGCTCCTGGCACGTACGCACGACGTCGAGGGTGGTGCCGATCTCGGTTCCGGCCTCGTACAGCAGATTCAGCCGCCCGCGTGCCACATCGGCCCTGCCGGTGAGTGCCCACAGCTCGGTGGTGTCGCGCAGTGTCGTCACACTGCCGGGCGGGCCGCCGTCCCGGTCGGTCGACCGCTGGTTGACGGCGAGCAGGCGTTCGCCGACCGGGACGACCTCGTCGGTGGCGGTCCTTCCGGAGACCAGCAGCTCCGTGGTGACCGGGTCCAGCCCCAGTTCCGTCGGCACGCGCCCCTCGACGTCCGCCGGCAGGCCGAGCAGTCGGCGGGCCTCGTCATTGGCGAGCAGCAGCCGCCCGTCGCCGTCGACGATGAGCACGCCCTCGCGCACCGCGTGCAGGACGGCGTCGTGATGCTCGTACATCCGGGTCATCTCGCTGGGGCCGAGGCCATGGGTCTGCCTGCGCACCCGTCTGCTCACCAGCGCCGTACCGGCCGTGGTGATCAGCAAAATCCCCGCGGCGGATCCGAACAGCAGGGGAAACTGCTGCCGGACGATGCCGCTGACGTGCTCGATGGTGATTCCGGCGGACACCAGACCCACGATGGTGCCGTCACGCCCGAAGACGGGCACCACCGCCTGTACGAAAGGTCCGATGGTCCCGTTGACTTCTTCGACAACGGTGTCGCCGTTCAGCGCGGGCGTCAGATCGCCGACGAAGGTCTTCCCGATCCGGTCGGGCAGGGGGTGGGTGTAGCGGACTCCGGCCGTGTTCATCACGACGATGAAGTCGACCCCTGAGAGTTTGCGGGCCTGTTCGGCCAATGGCTGAAGCACCGCGGTCGGATCCGGGCTGTTCAGCGCCGCCTCCATCCCCGGTGACCTGGCGAAGGCCTCGGCAACGGCGACCGAAAGGCTGCGGGCCTCCCGCTCACTGTCGGCCCGGGACTGCAGCACGAGCGCGGCCACGGCGGCAGCCACGAGCAACACGACGATCGCCACCTGCAGGAGGAAGACCTGACCTGCGACAGTTCGCATCCCGAGACCCGAGCGTCGGCGGCCGTACCGTCCGGTCATGCCCTCTTTGTACACCCTCCGCACACCCCTAGCGAGCGGCGCGGCACACCATGCGACGGGACCCGGCGGCGGGCGCGTCGGGCCCGGTGGGCGCAGTCACGCGGGTTGTGGAGCAGCGCCCGTCGTCGGTGTCCCAGCGCCGGTGCGGGGAAGGACGGCGGTGATGTAGTCCGCCACGGCCGCCTCCAGACCGACGTCCAGCTGTGCGCGCTCGGACATGTACCACCGGTGTTCCAGCAGCTCGTGATAGAGCTCGGCCGGGTCCATGGAGTTACGCAGATCCTGCGGTACGGCGCGCACCGTGGGCCTGAACACCTCGCGGACCCAGCGGTGGGCAAGCACCTCCGCACGTGCGCCGAGCGGGTCGCCCGGTGCGTAGTCCTCCTGTGTCGCCATCCAGCTCTCCAGGTCGTTGAGGAGCCTGCGGGCCTGGTTCTCCTCGGCGTCGAGTCCGGTGAGACGCAGCAGCTGACGCTGATGATGGCCCGCGTCGACGACCTTGGGGACGAAGGTGATCGAGTCGCCGTCCGGGGAGTTGGCGATCTGCATCTCGGCGACGTCGAAGCCGAGGTCGTTGAGCCTGCGGACGCGCCGTTCGATGTAGTGGTACTTGCCGGCCGGATAGACCGACGTACGGGTCAGCTCCTTCCACAGCTCCTCGTACCGCCGGCAGATCTCCGCGCCGAAGGCGATCGGATCGACGGAGGGGTGCAGCGCACCCGCTGCCTCCAGGTCGAGCATCTCTCCACTGATGTTCACCCGGGCCAGATCGATGTCGTACTCGCGCTGGCCGGTGCTGAGCCGGCTGTGCACATCGCCGGTCTCCGCGTCCACGAGATAGGCGGCGTAGGCACCGGCGTCCCTGCGGAAAAGCGTGTTGGACAAGGAGCAGTCGCCCCAGGCGAATCCCGCCAGGTGCAGCCGGACGAGCAGCACGGCGAGTGCGTCCATGAGCCGGTGCACGGTGGACGGACGCATGGTCGTCTCGAACATCGAGCGGTAGGGCAGGGAGCCGTTGAGGTGACGGGTGATCAGCACCGGCTCCAGCGGTTCGCCGTCGCTGCCGGTGCGCCCGGTGACCACCGCGAGGGGGTCCACCGCGGGTATCCGGAGACGGGCCAGGGTGCGCAGCAGCTCGTACTCGCGTACCGCAGGCCGCTCGGCGAGTTCCTTGACCGCCACCACGTCGGCCCCTGCTCTGGCATAGCGGACGACGTGGCGCGAGATGCCGCGCGGGAGCATCACGAGATGCTTCTCCGGCCACTCTTCGAGCGGCAGGTTCCAGGGCAGTTCGAGAAGGGACGCGGGGTGCTCGGGGTTGGTGGCGCTGAACTGCAAAGCCATCGGGTCGCCTCGCTCGTACGGTGACGGGACCACCAGTGTGACGCAGTTGTCCGGGAGCACCTCGACCGAGGCGGATCGAGCGGATTCCCCACGAGGGGTAGGCCCGCGCGCCACTCTTGTCATACGTTCCGTCCAACAGCTTGCTAGATGCGGCGTCTAACAAGCGAAAGGGGCGCCCGGCCGCCATCGTCCTCCTCGAACGGGCACGAGATGGGGCGGCGGACGGCCGACGTCGAGTCGGTCTGTCGATTCAAGAAACCGCAGTATGGCAAGCAGCACCGTTCCGCCGGAGAACCAGGACCGGGTCCACGAGCAGGACGTCACCCGGCGCCTGCTCGACTCCGCCGCGAAGCTGTCGTACGACCCGGTCACGGAGGTGGACTGGGACACCCCGCTGGACAAGGACTTCCACGGCGCGAGCCCCGAATGGAGCACGCTCTACGGCACGGCGTACTGGCGGGAGTTGACCGACACGCAGCGCAAGGAGCTGACGCGTCAGGAGGCCGCGTCCGTGGCCAGCACCGGCATGGAGTTCCTGGCCTCGGCCCGCCTCCTCACCGGGCCCGTGCTGTTCCTGTGCAGGCGCGCCAACCTGATCTGAGCCGCGCCGAGCCGACCGACCGCCCCATCGAGCGACCTGAGCTGACGACATGACCTACGCCATCACCCAGACCTGCTGCAGCGATTCCACCTGTGTCGCCGTGTGCCCCGTCAACTGCATCCACCCCACGCCGCAGGAGCGGGCGTTCGGCAGCACGGAGATGCTCTACGTGGACCCGAGATCCTGCATCGACTGCGGTGCCTGCGCCGACGCCTGCCCTGTCGACGCGATCTTCCCGGTGGACGGTCTGCCCGCCGCGCAGAAGGACTACGCCGCTGTCAACGCGGCCTACTTCGCCGACGCAGGGCCCGGCACAGAGGCCGGCGCGGAACCCGGCACAACGCCTGAATCGGACAGCACGGGTGCGAAATTCCACCACTGGGACGCGCCCATGTTCGAGCGGAGCCTGCCGTCGGACTTCGCGCCGATCCGGGTCGCGGTCGTCGGGACCGGCCCGGCCGGCATGTACGCCGCCGAGGACCTGCTGCTGCACACCGACGCCCGGGTGACACTGGTCGACCGGCTGCCGGTGGCCGGCGGCCTCGTACGGTACGGCGTGGCGCCCAACCACCCCGCGACCAAGAAGGTCGGCGACACCTTCGCCCGCTTCCACACCCATCCCCGGGTACGGATGCACCTGGGGGTCGAGATCGGCAAGGACATCACCGCGGAGGAACTCGCCGCTCACCACGACGCCGTCATCTACGCCGTGGGCGCGTCCGCCGACCGCCGGCTCGGCATCCCGGGCGAGGACCTGCCGGGCAGCATCTCGACGACCACGTTCGTGTCCTGGTACAACGCCCACCCCGAGGTCGCGCCGGACGCCGTCGAACCGTCCGCCGAGAGGGTGGTCGTGGCGGGCAACGGCAATGTCGCCCTCGATGTCGCACGCATCCTCGTCACGGACCCTTCAGAGCTGGCCGGCTCGGACATCGCCGACCACGCGCTCGCGGCCCCGCATACCGCGGGGGTGCGACAGCGCGGCACCGGACGAGAAGGCCGCGCTGCTGCGGGGCGTGGCCCGTGAAACAGTGGACTGGTCGCGCACGCCGACGTCGAAGCGGCGCATCATCTTCCGCTTTCACTCCGCCCCTGTGGAGGTGCTGGGCGACGACACCGTCCGGGCCGCGCGCGTGACGGGAGGTCGGGGCGAGCTGGAGATTCCGGCCGGCATGTTCCTGCGGGCGGTCGGCTACCGCGGTGTGCCGGTGGCCGGACCGCCCTTCGACGAAGCGACGGGCACCGTACCGCACGAGGGCGGTCGCGTGACGGGGCGGCCGGGGACGTACGTCGTGGGCTGGATCAAGCGCGGGCCCTCCGGCGGCATCGGAGCCAACCGCGCCTGCGCCGCCGAGACGGTCGGCACACTTCTGGCCGACGCCGTCGTCGGCGCGCTGCCCTCCCCGGCACATACGCCCAAGGCGTTTTTCCGCCTCGCCCGGAACCGCAGCAGCCATGTCGTCGATGCCCGGGGTCTGGCCGCCATCGACCGGGCCGAGCAGGCGCGTGGCCTCGACCACGGCCGCCCGCGGGTCAAGTTCAGCACGGTGGCGGAGCTGGTCGCGGCGGCGAAGGGCAACCGCTGGAGACTGCCGGGCTGAACACCGTATGAGGGCATCGGTCGACAAATCGTGCCCGAGACAGAAACAACCGATCCTGCAAGCCCGGTCATGTCCGGGCGGGTCGGGATCAGGTCTTGCCAGGGCCGTCCGGGGTACCGGACGGCCCTGGACGGCATTCGGAGTCCGAACGGCGGTCCGCCGACGGGGGCCGGCAAGGGCCGAGCGCGAAGCCGCGCCCTTTGACGCCTCTCACGAAGAACACACGGATTGCGCCGGCCGCGTACGGCGCGGACTCCGTGACACGCGCTCTCGCCCGCCCCG
This sequence is a window from Streptomyces sp. NBC_01217. Protein-coding genes within it:
- a CDS encoding PP2C family protein-serine/threonine phosphatase; its protein translation is MSHASEGGAGGAKGLPRWRPLLGGDRTWVWWLPLILLALDVLVDLAVTHSREPLSFLLVGIPPLAAATRSPRHTAGLTVVCLGLEIWLAAQRPGHFSEDHHIATYGATALIGIASVALSRQRVRAEANLVRARSVAEAMQLTLLRPFPERLGPVRAAGFYEAGEGGTLVGGDLYDLCETPFGVRVVLGDVRGKGLGAIQTVAAVLGGFRVSAHEWTDLGLLAEHLELCIARNTGCPAGDEELFVTALILEFPPDGDFVRIVARGHPSPLLLTPHGLQRLCTVPAPPLGLGELDRGRAEVTTHPLRTGEVILLYTDGVSEARNAGGEFYPVMDRLADQFCDGNRAPEPEALVAFLRADTDKWCSGTKDDRAVIALTLT
- a CDS encoding SpoIIE family protein phosphatase, which gives rise to MTGRYGRRRSGLGMRTVAGQVFLLQVAIVVLLVAAAVAALVLQSRADSEREARSLSVAVAEAFARSPGMEAALNSPDPTAVLQPLAEQARKLSGVDFIVVMNTAGVRYTHPLPDRIGKTFVGDLTPALNGDTVVEEVNGTIGPFVQAVVPVFGRDGTIVGLVSAGITIEHVSGIVRQQFPLLFGSAAGILLITTAGTALVSRRVRRQTHGLGPSEMTRMYEHHDAVLHAVREGVLIVDGDGRLLLANDEARRLLGLPADVEGRVPTELGLDPVTTELLVSGRTATDEVVPVGERLLAVNQRSTDRDGGPPGSVTTLRDTTELWALTGRADVARGRLNLLYEAGTEIGTTLDVVRTCQELAEFARARFADFATVDVAEAVLRGEEPTAAGLDGGLRRTASCGIRDDTALYPVDSLIHFLPSTPMGVGLRRGEASLDVDLAAFSGWQQQDPVRARQLVACGFHSMIAIPLRARGAILGVVLFWRSAKSEPFEDEDLSIAEELVTRVAVNIDNARRYTREHNMAVALQRSLLPRGVPDQNAIDVAYRYLPARAGMRGLGGVGGDWFDIIPLPGARVALVVGDVVGHGLHAAATMGRLRTAVHNFSALDLPPDELLWHLDELVAQIDQDEAVDSADAGVTGATCLYAIYDPVSGRCTMARAGHVKPLIVRPDGIPEIADVPGGPPLGLGGLPFETLEAPLPENSRLVLFTDGLVEDRHRDVDEGLALLRRTLAENADRTPDETCEAVLSTLVPEPVRDDIALLVARTRRLNATDVVQLDVPSDPSAVARVRDEVSRRLAEWDLSEEAFTTELILSELVTNAIRYATGPIAVRLLRDRSLICEVSDHSSTSPHLRQAATMDEGGRGLFLVAQYADRWGTRYTDRGKVIWAEQALRAAPPPGRPPVPSAD
- a CDS encoding DUF4032 domain-containing protein; translation: MALQFSATNPEHPASLLELPWNLPLEEWPEKHLVMLPRGISRHVVRYARAGADVVAVKELAERPAVREYELLRTLARLRIPAVDPLAVVTGRTGSDGEPLEPVLITRHLNGSLPYRSMFETTMRPSTVHRLMDALAVLLVRLHLAGFAWGDCSLSNTLFRRDAGAYAAYLVDAETGDVHSRLSTGQREYDIDLARVNISGEMLDLEAAGALHPSVDPIAFGAEICRRYEELWKELTRTSVYPAGKYHYIERRVRRLNDLGFDVAEMQIANSPDGDSITFVPKVVDAGHHQRQLLRLTGLDAEENQARRLLNDLESWMATQEDYAPGDPLGARAEVLAHRWVREVFRPTVRAVPQDLRNSMDPAELYHELLEHRWYMSERAQLDVGLEAAVADYITAVLPRTGAGTPTTGAAPQPA